The Opitutus sp. DNA window TGACCATGAACGAGGCGATCTCGTAGAGGGCGTTGTTCATCCAGTCGGTCTTGAAGGCGGTGCCGTGGCTGGACTCGTGCCAGCGGGAGTCGGAGGTGGAGGCGTAAAGCACGGCGTAGAAGGCGTAGGGGATGAGGGCCCACCAAGTGCCCCAAAGGGCGTAGGTGGCGTAGGCGGTGCCGAGGAGGAGGGCGAACCAGATGAAGGTGTCACGGAGGGCGGGACCGTCGCGGCGCTCGAGGAGCTTGCGCATGGTGGCGCGGGGGACGGGGCATTGATACCACTCGGCCTCGGCGAGTCCGCGCTCGATGGCACGGGTGGCATTTTCACCCGTAAGACTGTAGTCAAGGTGGGGCGTAGGTTTGGAGAGAATAGTGGTATCTGTGCTCATGGGGCTAGGGAGCTGTTGTAGGGTGTTTTGTGCGGAACCGATGACCGAGGCATTAGCCGGTTGAGGTGTCATTCGTGGTGAAGACTTCGTCCATATTTGCCCACCACTCGCCCTCGGCACGGTCGTCGAGAGGGATATGGCAAGGCTTGCAAAGATCCCACCATTCCTGAGTTCTCGGGTCGGCTGCCATGCGGGCGGAGTCGGCGGCGATGTCCGCGCCGATGTATTCAAAGTAACTGAAGAGATAGTGATTCCCGTCGGGGAGCTTGCGGAGGAAGATCGAGTAGTTGCGGATGTTGCAGTCCTTTATCTTCTCAAGGATCTCCGGCCAGACCGCCTCGTGAACTCGTGCTTAATTGCGTAGATTAATGATAGTATTTCTGAGTTGGCTACCCTTGACCTCGCGCTTGCGCCACTTGAACGGCTTGGCATTGGGCAGGTAGGCGGCGACGAAAGCGTCAATGGCCTGACTAAGTTCGGCGACGCTTCTGAAGTTCGCGCCCCGTAGAGCCTTCCTTGTTAGTATGCCGAACCAGATTTCCACTTGATTGAGCCAACTCGCCGAGGTTGGGGTAAAGTGGAAGTGGACATTGGGGTGCCGAGCGAGCCAAGCGTCGCACTTTTTGTGGGTGCAATAATTATCCAAAATCACGTGGAGTTCCCTCTCGGGCGGGTGATCCGCCACCACTTGGTCCATGAACAGCAGGAACTCCTCCCGGCGCTTAAGGGTGGTTTTCTGCGTCTTGATCAAGCCCGTGGCCACATCAAGTGCAGCGAACAAGTTGAGTGTACCGTGGCGCTTGTAGGTGCTTTTGAGTCCCTGGACGATTTTACCATTGTCGGTCTCCACGTAACCGGTGGCGCGCTCTAGGGCTTGGATGCCAGGCTTTTCATCCACACTTATCACCAATGCCTTTTCCGGTGGGCTCAGGTAGAGCCCGACGATATCGGCTGCCTTGGCCGCGAACTGCTTGTCAGTGCTCACGCACCACGAGCGCTGGCGCTGCAGGCAAATGCCCTCCTTGCGCAGCACTCGCCAGACCGCGTGCACCGAGCCGTCGAGCGCACGGGCCACCGCTGGACCATCCCAGCGCGCCTGCCCCGGAGGGGGTGGCCCTTCCAATAAAGCCAGCACCCGATCTCGAAAGTCCTCACCGTAGGTGCGCTTCGCGCCCGGCCGTGCCGCATCATCCAGCCCCTTCATGCCAAGCAGCACAAAGCGATCCCTCCACTTTATTACGGTGTTCGGCCTAGTGTTGCAGCGGCGCGCCACCTCTTGCACCTGCTCGCCACTCACGCACCCAAGGATCATCCGGGCGCGCTCAACTCGCTGCCTCGACTCAATCCGGCTGGTGGCCCGTTTTTCTAGGGATTGCTGATCCCCCTCGCTACAAGTGATTCGCACGGCTTTTCGTCCCATCTACAAAGCGGATACAATATCACTTATTATTGCAAGTAAGCACTAGATGCGATTGAACCCTTGGAGGCACTGGCTCAAGCATAATGCACACGAAGCCTAACCTGCCTGTAAAGGCGTCTGTTCAGGTTTTTTATCGATAACGTGTCCAGGGCGAAATCGGCGAAACTTATTTTTTCCCGCCACTTTTACGCCCACTCGATTTGGGTGGACTGGTTTTCCTTACATGTGAGCGGCGAGCGGGAAAGCGTCTATTTCTGGCGGTTAGGAATGCACTTCTTCTTCGGTGGATCTTCTTCCCCTTAAAAAGAGTAATACTCTTCTTCCGTGGGTGGGTTTTCTTCCCTGTCCGGCCGGAACCGCTAATATCGCTTCTGAACCTATCGTCTCTGACGACGGTTCGGTCTCGGTGTAGGTTCTCGGCTAAATCCTACAGCCTTCAGGCTGTGGAACTTTAATGAACGACTTTGGCGCTCCGTAAAATATGAGGAAGTCTACCTCCATGCTTACGTCAACCTAGTCGAGGCCGAACGCCAACTACGCGCCTACTTAAGCTTCTACAACGACCGCCGTCCGCACAGTTCGCACGATGGCCAAACGCCTTCGGAAGTCTACCACCTGAAAACCAAACCCCAGAAGGCCGCCTGACGGAGGCCAGACAATGCGGGGAGGGAGCAAGCTCCCTCCCCTGGAGTTTGGCCCCAAAACGAATTGAGATCCGCCCCCCCCCCAGCTAAGGTAGAATCGTACCGCAGGTAGCAACGGCATGGGTTTCGATGAGTTCGTTGACGTGAGGGTGGCTGTTGCGAAGTCTGCGAAACTCTCCGGAGTGATCAGCTCAGATCGCCATACATGATGCGCAGCACCTGTATGGTTCTTGGCACGAGTTAAGTAGAGTAGAGAGAGCCGCGCGTCGGTAACCCGTCAGCGCGACCCTCCTCCTCGTCAAACCGTGCAAGCGGTTTTCCCGCACACGGCTTACCGAGTCCCCATTCTTTCGGTTTGGTTTCAGCGGAGTTCATTGCTTCCAAGCCGCCGTAAGCGGCCAGTGCCATAGTTTGTATTGACCATGCAAACGGTCGTCGGTGAAGAACTCGAAGAGTCCGTGGGTGCGGCTATACTTTCGCCACAGCCACCGCCGCAACCGGTTGCGCACAAAAGCCTGCTGGTTACTAAACACGTGCGTGCTGTTGCCGTAATGAAACGCCGTCGCCCAACCGCGAGTGATTTGGTTGACCTTGCGGACCACCGCCACCGCCGGTTGGTTGCGCGTTCGCACATCTAGCTCCATCCGCACTTTGTCGCGTAACTTGGCCAGACTTTTCGCACTGGGTTCCACGTGCGGATACCTTCGTTTGCTCTTCATGCCTTGCCGCCATGCGACGGAAAAACCGAGGAACTCAAAGCCTTCCTTTCGTGTATCCACCAGTCGGGTTTTCTCTTCGTTGAGCTTTAACTTACGTGCCTCCAGCCACCGTTTCAGTCGCGTTTGCAGCCCCGCCCCTTGACCCGGTTTGCACAGGATCAGGAGGTCGTCGGCGTAACGCACCATCGTCGGCTTTTGTTCGCACTTCTCATTCACCGCATGATCGAGGTCGTTGAGGTAGAGGTTCGCCAGCAGAGGCGATATAACTCCGCCTTGTGGCGTGCCACACCGGTTCGCGCTCACCTTGCGGCACCCCGTGTCCCGGTCCTCTTCCACGATGGGTGCGCGCAGCCACGTTTTTATTAAACGCAACACGCTCCCATCGCTCACCCGTTTGGCCACCAATTGCAGGAGTTCGCGGTGCGGGATCATATCGAAGTAGCTCGATAAATCCGCGTCCACCACCTCCACCTTTCCGCTCAGCAGGGCCTCTTTAACTTTGTCCATCGCCTGATGGGTCCGACGTTTCGGCCGGTAGGCGTAGGAATGGTCATGGAAGTCCGCCTCTAGGATTGGCTGCAACACGATCACCGCCGCGCTTTGCACCACCCGGTCTTTCACCGTAGGGATGCCCAGCGCACGACGTTTGGTCCTGGCCTGATCCTTCCATATATAGACGCGCAGGACCGGACTGGGTCGGTAGGTTTTCGTTCGCATTTCCTCCGCCAGCGCAAGCAGCCATGCCGCCCGATAGGCTTCGTTCTTTGCGAGCGTTTCCACCTCGAACCCGTCCACTCCCGGCACGCCGTCATTGGCGATCACCTGATCGAGCGCATCCGACAGAATGTCCTGCCGATACAGCTCTCCATACAAACTATAGAACCGCCAATGCGGCTCCGCTTTTGCTTTCCGATATAGCACACGTTGCAGCTTCCGAACCTTCGGTGACGTTTTTATCCAGAGTTCATCACCCCAGCCATCGTCGGGTCCTTTGCCGCTCTGTGATGCGTGGGAACAAGTGCCCTCCCTTCGCTCCCCGGCGGTTTTAATGTCCGCTAGATCATCACTACTATGGAGGTCTCCGACTCCTGCCACGGCCCGTCCGGCCTTACGAGGTTTTGCCGCGCTTGTGCCGGTGGTTGAGGCATCGCAAGACGCCCCACCGCCGCAGGTCTCACCACTTAACCTAACGACCTTTCCCACCCCGCCGCCCCCGCTGACTCCGCCGACGTGTTGATCGGAAATCAACGATTTAGGTCCTACGTCTTTGCGAGACTGCCTTTTCCGATCCTTGCAGTCTTCACCGTTCAGGTAGCGGCTGGACTCGTCGGTTGTTTCGGTAACGGAGCTCATTGGATGGGGTTCACCTTCGTTGCGGCTGACTGGTTCGGGCACACGGTCGTGCTTTCCGGCGAGGCCTCGCGGCCTGCATCCGTGACCGGGCCCTTCGACCGCGAATCATTAAATTCGGCCGAACAGACTTTCACTGTTATGGTTGTTAGTTTCATGGTCGCACACCCGAACGCCGAAGTTTTAACCACGGAATTCACAGATGAGCACAGATAACAGAGTGT harbors:
- a CDS encoding IS630 family transposase encodes the protein MGRKAVRITCSEGDQQSLEKRATSRIESRQRVERARMILGCVSGEQVQEVARRCNTRPNTVIKWRDRFVLLGMKGLDDAARPGAKRTYGEDFRDRVLALLEGPPPPGQARWDGPAVARALDGSVHAVWRVLRKEGICLQRQRSWCVSTDKQFAAKAADIVGLYLSPPEKALVISVDEKPGIQALERATGYVETDNGKIVQGLKSTYKRHGTLNLFAALDVATGLIKTQKTTLKRREEFLLFMDQVVADHPPERELHVILDNYCTHKKCDAWLARHPNVHFHFTPTSASWLNQVEIWFGILTRKALRGANFRSVAELSQAIDAFVAAYLPNAKPFKWRKREVKGSQLRNTIINLRN
- a CDS encoding transposase; translation: MWNFNERLWRSVKYEEVYLHAYVNLVEAERQLRAYLSFYNDRRPHSSHDGQTPSEVYHLKTKPQKAA
- a CDS encoding L-rhamnose mutarotase, whose product is MLEKIKDCNIRNYSIFLRKLPDGNHYLFSYFEYIGADIAADSARMAADPRTQEWWDLCKPCHIPLDDRAEGEWWANMDEVFTTNDTSTG
- the ltrA gene encoding group II intron reverse transcriptase/maturase is translated as MSSVTETTDESSRYLNGEDCKDRKRQSRKDVGPKSLISDQHVGGVSGGGGVGKVVRLSGETCGGGASCDASTTGTSAAKPRKAGRAVAGVGDLHSSDDLADIKTAGERREGTCSHASQSGKGPDDGWGDELWIKTSPKVRKLQRVLYRKAKAEPHWRFYSLYGELYRQDILSDALDQVIANDGVPGVDGFEVETLAKNEAYRAAWLLALAEEMRTKTYRPSPVLRVYIWKDQARTKRRALGIPTVKDRVVQSAAVIVLQPILEADFHDHSYAYRPKRRTHQAMDKVKEALLSGKVEVVDADLSSYFDMIPHRELLQLVAKRVSDGSVLRLIKTWLRAPIVEEDRDTGCRKVSANRCGTPQGGVISPLLANLYLNDLDHAVNEKCEQKPTMVRYADDLLILCKPGQGAGLQTRLKRWLEARKLKLNEEKTRLVDTRKEGFEFLGFSVAWRQGMKSKRRYPHVEPSAKSLAKLRDKVRMELDVRTRNQPAVAVVRKVNQITRGWATAFHYGNSTHVFSNQQAFVRNRLRRWLWRKYSRTHGLFEFFTDDRLHGQYKLWHWPLTAAWKQ